From a single Chlorocebus sabaeus isolate Y175 chromosome X, mChlSab1.0.hap1, whole genome shotgun sequence genomic region:
- the LOC103247367 gene encoding myosin light polypeptide 6, which translates to MWDFTEDQTAEFKEAFQLFDRTGDGKILYSQCGDVMRALGQNPTNAEMLKVLGNPKSDEMNVKVLDFEHFLPMLQTVAKNKDQGTYEDYVKGLQVFDKEGNGTVMGAEIRHVLVTLGEKMTEEEVEMLVAGHEDSNGCINYEELVRMVLNG; encoded by the coding sequence ATGTGGGACTTCACCGAAGACCAGACTGCAGAGTTCAAGGAGGCCTTCCAGCTGTTTGACCGAACAGGTGATGGCAAGATCCTGTACAGCCAGTGTGGGGACGTGATGAGGGCCCTGGGCCAGAACCCTACCAACGCCGAGATGCTCAAGGTCCTGGGGAACCCCAAGAGTGATGAGATGAATGTGAAGGTGCTTGACTTTGAGCACTTTCTGCCCATGCTGCAGACAGTGGCCAAGAACAAGGACCAGGGCACCTATGAGGATTATGTCAAAGGACTTCAGGTGTTTGACAAGGAAGGAAATGGCACCGTCATGGGTGCTGAAATCCGGCATGTTCTTGTCACACTGGGTGAGAAGATGACAGAGGAAGAAGTAGAGATGCTGGTGGCAGGGCACGAGGACAGCAATGGTTGTATCAACTATGAAGAGCTCGTCCGCATGGTGCTGAATGGCTGA